The genomic stretch GGGTTTTCTCTACGCGAGCTTCCTCGCGTACGGCATCCTTCGAAGCCACCTATTCGACCTCGAGATCAAGCTCAAGCTCGGGCTTCGGCGCAGCACGGTCGCGACCGTCTTTCTCGTGGTCTTCTTCGTGGGTTTCAAGCTAGCTGAGAGCTATGCGAGTCGCGAGCACGGCTGGATCTTCGGCGCGCTCTGCGCTGGGCTCCTCCTCTTCGCGGCGCCCCGCGTGAACAAGCTCGCGGACAAGGTCGCCGACACGGCGATGCCGAAGGTGCAGACGACGCCGGCTTACGTGACGTTCAAGAAGCTCGAGGTCTATCGCGCGGCGGTCGAGAGCGCCCACGAATCGGGCGGAGTGAATGCGAAGGACAAGCAGGCCCTCGAGCGCCTCCGCGCGAAGCTCGGGCTCGAGAAGGGCGACACGAACGAGATCGAGCGCGAGGTCACGGGCGCGCCCCTCGAGACCGTCGTCGCGTGATCAGTTGCGGATCTTCATCTCGCAGGTCCAGCAGAGCTTCGCGCTCGCGCCGTCCGCCTCGTCGAGGCTGCGCGGCAGGCGCATCGCGCAGTCGTTCTCGCAGTGTCGAAGGCCGAGCACGTGGCCGACCTCGTGGATGGCCTCGCGATCGACGTGCCCCTGCGTGGGAAGCACGAGCGTGGAGACGACGGCGCCGCGCTGCTCGCGCGCGAGGCCGGGCACGGTCGCGCCGCGCTGCGTCGCGAGTTCCGCCTCGACGAACCAGAGGCCGGCCGTGTCGCCGCCGAGGCGGTCGAGGAGCGCGTCCGCGAAGCTTGCGCCGCGGAAGCGGTCTGTCGCGTCGGGCGGGATCGGCCGCTCGGCGGGCGGCAGGCCCACGAGGACGCGGCCCGCGAAGGCCTTGCGCACGGCTTCGGCGGCGCGCGTCGCGCGCGTCCGGGTCTCGCCGTCCCCCGTGTAATAGATCATGAGCCGCACGCCGTCGCCTCCTCATTGAACGGATGGCCGCTCTGTTCGCCCATCACTCCTCACGGCTGGGACTCAGGAAAGGATTCCTCGTCATTGCGGCCGGGGGTGATTCCGTCGTTCCCTGGATAAGCCTTCTGAAGGGGCGCTCCGCAGGCTCAAGTGCGGGAACGACCCATCCGGCAGCGTGGAACGGGGCGCCCTCGACAAGTGGTTCGCGCTCGAATACGCGACGCTCCAGCGCGCCCTCGTCCGCGAGCCCCGTCCGATCGGCGACCTGCTCGACGAGGCTACGCCGTCGGCGACGACGCGGAGCGGGGAACCCCACCGGTTCGCGCGCCCGGAGATCGAGCGCCTCGCATCGGGCCTCGACGCGCTCGGGCGCCGGCGCCTCAAGCTCCCGATCTTCCTGTACGTTGACGGCGAGAGCATGGAATCGGCCGCGGTGCGCGACGAGACGGCCGCGCGCGCCCTCCAGGCGGCGGGCGTCGCGCCCCAGGCCCTCTCGTTCCGGATGGGGGCGCTGTGGCTCTCCCTCCCGCTCGCCTACGAGCTGAACCGCGCGCTTCCGACGACGACGCAGTTCGTCTTCCTTTGAAGGGATGTTCGACAGTTTCGGCCGCACCATCCGAAGCGTGATAAGGGGCCGCTCCCCTGGCGGCTGCGATGGCGCCTTCCCGCAAGGTCTCCCGGCTCCCCGTCGAGTTCGAGGAGCCGGCGGCCTCCGCCCCGGCCGCGGTCGCGGAAGGGCCGAAGGGCGTGGGCGTCACGGAAGCCGTCCGCCTCATCACGGACACGCTCCGCAAGAATCCCGCGCTCTCCGACATGTGGGTGCGCGGCGAGGTCGGCGACTTCACGGCGGCGCGCTCGGGCCACTGGTACTTCACGCTCAAGGACGCGACGAGCGCGATCGCGTGCGTCATGTGGTCCACCGCGAACGCGCGCGTGCGCTTCCCCGTGAAGACGGGCATGAAGCTCCTCGTGCGCGCGTCGGTCGCCGTCTACCAGGACCAGGGCAAGCTGCAGCTCAAGGTCGAGGAGCTGGTCGCCGAAGGCATCGGCGACCTCGCCGCGCGCTTCGAGGAGCTGAAGCGCAGGCTCGACGCCGAAGGACTCTTCCGCGGCGACCGCAAGCGGACGCTTCCCGAGTTCCCGCTCGTGGTCGGCGTCGTCACGAGCGGATCGGGCGCCGTGTGGCATGACATCCGGAAGGTCGCGCGCCGACGCTGGCCGGGCGTCTCGCTTCTCCTCGCGCCCGTGCGGGTGCAAGGCGATGGCGCCGCGGAGGAGATCGCCGACGCGATCGCGCGCATGAACGCCGCGGGCCGAGCGGACGTCCTCATCGTCGGTCGTGGCGGCGGGAGCCTCGAGGACCTTTGGGCCTTCAACGAGGAGGTCGTCGTGCGGGCGGTCGTCGCAAGCCGGATCCCCGTCGTCTCCGCGGTCGGCCACGAGACCGACTTCACGCTCTGCGATTTCGCGGCGGACCTCCGCGCGCCCACGCCCTCGGCCGCGGCCGAGACGTGCGTCCCCGACATCGTCACCGTCATCGCCTCGGTCGAGGCGGCCGAGGAGCGCCTGAGGCAGGCGCTCGCGAACGCGGCGGAGCGCGCGCGGCAGCGCCTCGACGAGGCCGAAACCTCGCTCGCGAAGGCCGCGAGGCGCGTCGTCGAACGCGGCCGCGCCGCGGTCGCGGAGCGGGCCGCGAGCCTCGACGCGCTCTCGCCCCTCGCGACGCTCGCGCGCGGCTACGCGGTCGCGATCGGCCCCGACGGACGGGCGCTCCGCGACGCGGCGGCCGTCCGCGAGGGCGACGCCGTTTCCGTGCGGCTCGCGAGGGGGCGTCTCACGGCGCGCGTCGAAAGAAAGGAGGATTCGCAATGACGAAGAAGCAAAACACGTTCGAGGAATCCCTGGCCGATCTGGACGAGCGCGTCGAGGCACTCGAAAGCGGCGACCTCGCCCTCGACGAGGCTCTCGCCGCCTTCGAGGAGGGCGTGAAGCTGGTCGCTCGCCTGCGCGCGGACCTCGCGCGCGTCGACGGTCGCATCGAGGAGCTGCTCGCGGACGGCGAGACGCGCTCGCTCACGCCCGAGTGACGGTCGCCGCCGAACGATTCCACAAACCGAATGCACGGGTGCGCCGATCCGGTTCCATGCGCGCCCTCGCCCTCGCGGCCGTCCTCCTTGCCGCGGGCTGTCTGGGTCTCGAGCGCGAGCCGCTGGACAATCTCCCGTCGCGGCTCGACCACGACGACGAGCCGCCCGTGCCCGCGGGCGCCGCGGAGGACGGGCCGCGCCGGCTCGGCCGCTGCTTCAAGCACGCGGCGACCGTCTTCGTCGGCCCCGACGCGACGTTCGACCTGCCCGCCAACGCCTCGTTCGCGGCGGCCCGCGCCGAAGCGTGGACGAACGCCACGCTCGCGATCGTTACCGCTTCGCCGGGGCACGCCCCCGTGCGCGTGAACGCCACGCCGCTCGTCCTTCGCGAGAACGGAACCGCTCGGCTCGCGTTCCGCGGCGGTCAAGGAGACGAAGGCCACAACTTCATCGAGGACA from Candidatus Thermoplasmatota archaeon encodes the following:
- a CDS encoding DUF61 family protein: MERGALDKWFALEYATLQRALVREPRPIGDLLDEATPSATTRSGEPHRFARPEIERLASGLDALGRRRLKLPIFLYVDGESMESAAVRDETAARALQAAGVAPQALSFRMGALWLSLPLAYELNRALPTTTQFVFL
- the xseA gene encoding exodeoxyribonuclease VII large subunit, whose protein sequence is MAPSRKVSRLPVEFEEPAASAPAAVAEGPKGVGVTEAVRLITDTLRKNPALSDMWVRGEVGDFTAARSGHWYFTLKDATSAIACVMWSTANARVRFPVKTGMKLLVRASVAVYQDQGKLQLKVEELVAEGIGDLAARFEELKRRLDAEGLFRGDRKRTLPEFPLVVGVVTSGSGAVWHDIRKVARRRWPGVSLLLAPVRVQGDGAAEEIADAIARMNAAGRADVLIVGRGGGSLEDLWAFNEEVVVRAVVASRIPVVSAVGHETDFTLCDFAADLRAPTPSAAAETCVPDIVTVIASVEAAEERLRQALANAAERARQRLDEAETSLAKAARRVVERGRAAVAERAASLDALSPLATLARGYAVAIGPDGRALRDAAAVREGDAVSVRLARGRLTARVERKEDSQ
- the xseB gene encoding exodeoxyribonuclease VII small subunit, producing MTKKQNTFEESLADLDERVEALESGDLALDEALAAFEEGVKLVARLRADLARVDGRIEELLADGETRSLTPE